TTGCGATTCATGTGCATTTGGTCTTTGTTACGAAATATCGCCGTGGGGTATTCAAGGCTGAACACATGGCAGCGATGCAGGGCATCATGGCCTCCATCTGCAAGGACTTTGAAGCACAACTGGTTGAGTTCAATGGCGAGGCTGACCATGTGCATTTGCTGGTGAACTACCCACCAAAGGTTGCGCTATCGACGCTGGTGAACAGCTTGAAGGGTGTCTCCAGCCGGTTGATGCGAAAAGAGTATGGAGACTTCCACCCTTGGCTAAAACGCCGTGGTGTGCTGTGGTCGCCAAGCTACTTTGCCGCATCGTGTGGGGGCGCGCCGATTGAAATACTCAGGCAGTACATCCAGCAGCAGCAGGCTATCGACGCGTAGGCGCTCAGACCCCGGCATGAATGCCGGGGCTTGCCGCTTGGGGAGGGTCATTCCCGCGAAGGCGGGAATCCAGCAACACGGGCTGAAATACTCAAACGAGTCTGGATACCCGCCCCCGATCAGGCCCTGGGCAGGCTCTTCGCGGGTATGACGATGTTGATTCCAGTACGCATGCGCCAACACGCAAAAGGTATTTTCAAGCACATATTTACTCCTGATTTAATAGCTACTCATGCATACCTTGATTGCGAAAGAGGCATATTTGGTACCTGAAAAAGCGGGTTTTAGAGCCAAAACAGGCCCCCAGAGGGCGTGAAAGCGCTGCCCAGGGAGGAAAAACCACTACTTTTCAGCATCAAATCAGCCTCTAGAGCAATGAGTACGGGCGCAAGCAGCTATGCAATTCATAGCATGGCAAAAACCCTGTCTATCAATAGACGGCATTTCTGAAATTTCTGCGTCCCTTATTGCTGGCCGCATCCTTGGCACTTCTTGAACCGGCCAAGGCAGGGGCTATGCCCTGCGCGGTGATGGAGGCAGGCAGGCCCAGTGGTTGTCCAGCCTGACATCGCCCGGCATCATTTTGTGCGGAAGGCGCGCGGCGCCGGAGCTGCCGTTGATCCACAGGGCATCATTCTGGCCGCCAGCCCAGCAGCCCTTGTCCCCAGCGGCCACGGCGCAGGCATGGGGCAGCGCGACCAGTTCGCGCCACGAACCATCGGTATTGAACAAGGCCAGGCCGTGGACACGCGGGCAACCCACGGCCCAGCCGTCCTTCAGGGCACAAATGGCGCCGCCATAGCCCGCAAGGCTGGTGGCGGCTTCAAACGGTTTGAGCGCGCTGCCGTTAAACAGGGCCAGCACCGGCGCCTGGTTTTTTTGCGCGGCGGCCTCGTGCTCGGCCTGCAGCGCAATGCCCAGCAAGGGCGGATGCTTCGCGTCGGAAGCGCCTTGCCACGCCAGATGCCGCAGGCTCAGGCGCTTGTCCGCCAGGCGCCACTGGCCCAGCAGCGCGCCCGTGCCGGCATCGAGCCTGACGAGCGAGGAGTCCATCTGGTCCATATCCAGTTTTGCGCGTCCGGTTTCGGGCCGGGTGGGAACGCCGCCGTTGGCCACCAGCAGCGCGGGGTGGGCCGGGTCCGCCTCGTCCCAGATCAGCTCGTGCGAGTCGATGCCGAAAGTCGGCCACTCTTCGATCTTGGCCAGCGAGCGTGCATCGCGCACGCCGACCAGCCCGGCGCCGGTTTCCAGGTCCGTTTCGGTGGTGTAGA
This DNA window, taken from Polaromonas hydrogenivorans, encodes the following:
- the tnpA gene encoding IS200/IS605 family transposase; amino-acid sequence: MNKNKELRQGRHCVFAIHVHLVFVTKYRRGVFKAEHMAAMQGIMASICKDFEAQLVEFNGEADHVHLLVNYPPKVALSTLVNSLKGVSSRLMRKEYGDFHPWLKRRGVLWSPSYFAASCGGAPIEILRQYIQQQQAIDA
- a CDS encoding DUF1513 domain-containing protein, giving the protein MSTRRAALGMLGGLGGLGLVPWLCSAATRPADSPPSALLVAAWEGAGGFAIGVLSPQAQGALDTLGIVQSIAVPTRAHGVLALPDETLLAVARRPGDWLLRWSPQGGKPVQWQWADPGRAFNGHVIASPDGQRLYTTETDLETGAGLVGVRDARSLAKIEEWPTFGIDSHELIWDEADPAHPALLVANGGVPTRPETGRAKLDMDQMDSSLVRLDAGTGALLGQWRLADKRLSLRHLAWQGASDAKHPPLLGIALQAEHEAAAQKNQAPVLALFNGSALKPFEAATSLAGYGGAICALKDGWAVGCPRVHGLALFNTDGSWRELVALPHACAVAAGDKGCWAGGQNDALWINGSSGAARLPHKMMPGDVRLDNHWACLPPSPRRA